One Vigna unguiculata cultivar IT97K-499-35 chromosome 7, ASM411807v1, whole genome shotgun sequence genomic region harbors:
- the LOC114191199 gene encoding uncharacterized protein LOC114191199 translates to MSIDQFLKENGSIDDEDKNIQNGGEEAEQYVGEGNTYQDEDGELNEKEGTKKKRTRGPTQCLAIHGRSMQDRPKVVLDVDGEPIGPTDKIVTDLSYFLGTIARNSSFCPLIYTSFKALLKDKDNKAHIWTYVLEKFNISDKGEKAVFTRINDAWRLYKSFIKKKHFSKYSTLKDRLKHHPLFLSEAHFKQLLKYWNNSTIQSFSKRNAANKAKQKYIHRMGPTSFARIHAELRTKKEVGEKVTQAEMFITTRQRREGRKGKELDEETHNAIIKLQGSIQNSSDSAEQTFKSLFGKEKPGRVRCYGKTMTSSQFRKNEEIATIKKEHANAISGMTKEIQDLRAIVNFVVRQQNPNLDEEDLNNMMARILGKESSATGPYLSASTHDPQLENKEDHEDNEGYEDYEDNLIE, encoded by the exons ATGTCAATTGATCAATTTCTTAAAgaaaatggaagcattgatgatgaagacaaaaatattcaaaatggaGGTGAGGAGGCAGAACAATATGTTGGTGAAGGAAATACATACCAAGATGAAGATGGCgaattgaatgaaaaagaag GgacaaagaagaaaagaacaagAGGACCAACTCAATGCTTAGCAATACACGGAAGATCAATGCAAGATCGTCCAAAAGTTGTATTGGATGTAGATGGAGAACCTATTGGTCCGACTGACAAAATTGTAACTGACTTGAGTTATTTCCTTGGCACAATAGCGAGGAATTCAAGCTTTTGTCCCTTGATTTACACAAGTTTCAAAGCTCTACtcaaagataaagataataagGCTCATATATGGACATATGTTCTG gAAAAGTTCAATATTAGTGATAAAGGAGAGAAAGCCGTATTTACTCGTATAAATGATGCATGGAGACTCTACAAAagttttatcaagaaaaaacacTTTTCAAAGTACTCCACATTGAAGGATCGGCTAAAACATCATCCTTTATTCCTTTCTGAAGCTCATTTCAAGCAATTGCTCAAATATTGGAACAATAGTACTATCCAg AGCTTTAGCAAGAGAAATGCTGCAAATAAAGCTAAGCAAAAGTACATCCATCGCATGGGACCAACTAGTTTTGCTAGAATTCATGCTGAATTG CGTACCAAGAAAGAGGTAGGAGAAAAAGTTACTCAAGCTGAAATGTTTATTACAACTCGTCAACGTCGAGAAGGCcgaaaaggaaaagaattggATGAAGAAACACATAATGCTATT atTAAGCTTCAAGGTTCCATTCAAAACTCAAGTGATTCTGCAGAACAAACATTTAAATCACTGTTTGGAAAAGAAAAGCCTGGGAGGGTACGTTGTTACGGAAAGACTATGACATCATCACAATTtaggaaaaatgaagaaattgcTACCATCAAGAAAGAACATGCAAACGCAATTAGTGGTATGACAAAGGAAATACAAGATCTACGAGCAATTGTAAATTTTGTGGTAAGGCAACAAAATCCAAATTTAGATGAAGAGGACTTAAATAATATGATGGCACGCATTTTAGGTAAAGAAAGTAGTGCAACAGGGCCATATTTATCTGCATCAACCCATGATCCGCAG ctagaaaacaaagaagatcATGAAGACAATGAAGGCTATGAAGATTATGAAGACAATCTTATAGAATAA